In Allomuricauda ruestringensis DSM 13258, the following proteins share a genomic window:
- a CDS encoding DUF5916 domain-containing protein has translation MRNVVLVFFNLFFFHNLQAQDSTEVIFKKKYTTKALDEYAAPTINGILEDEAWNMVEWGGDYIEWQPDENTPPSHQTKFKILYDSKNLYIGVRCYDSEPDKIVRRLSRRDGFDGDWVEFNIDSYFDKRTAFSFTITAAGVKGDEFISNNGNNWDSSWNPIWYAKAHVDDEGWTAELRIPLSQLKFGSAEEQVWGFQSTRRFFRNEERSVWQRKPVDQPGWVSEFGELHGLKNIEPQKQLEIQPYTVAKTETYEAEEGNPFRDGSESNITAGLDAKIGITNDLTLDLTVNPDFGQVDADPSAIALDGFQIFFQERRPFFVENKNIFDFRVSQSEAGNTFGSDNIFYSRRIGRSPQGYPDTSDDEFVDQPDNTPIIGAAKFSGKTKDGWAIGVLESVTAQRTATIINGEGNTRKEMVEPLTNYFVGRLQKDFNQRNSYVGGIFTATNREQVPGQLNFLHDAAYTGGLDFKHQWANRDWYFGGNITMSHVRGSEEAITNTQQSITHLFNRVGADHVAVDTTRTSLTGTGGNVQIGKVGNGHWKFESGATWRSPELELNDIGFQRQADDVRHYTWIGYQTLKPDSTFRRVGINYNHWTAWDFQGNHNYLQFNTNSWQNWKNNWRTNVGFNFAPIEYSNFALRGGPRLRQSPWMSFWNSINTDNRKKLRFSFFHNGRKALDNSIKSYYLEGGFVYQPINALRISAFPSLEINHDKLQFIDNFDDVNGLPRYLNGEINQRTLSMSFRLNYTINPNLTIQYWGQPFISRGRYSNFKHVTDPVAKTFENRFVQYSTDQTSLMDGTYAVDEDLDGVTDFSFDDPDFSFVQFRSNLVIRWEYIPGSEIFLVWSQDVSRNGDPTNGLLSGLGDNIFGQKPQNIFLLKATYRFVL, from the coding sequence GTGAGAAACGTAGTCTTAGTTTTCTTTAACCTATTCTTTTTTCATAATCTTCAAGCACAAGACTCCACGGAAGTAATCTTCAAAAAAAAATATACCACCAAGGCCTTAGACGAATATGCTGCCCCGACCATTAATGGTATTTTAGAAGATGAAGCTTGGAACATGGTAGAATGGGGCGGGGATTATATAGAATGGCAACCCGATGAGAACACGCCACCTTCCCATCAAACCAAATTTAAAATACTTTATGATAGCAAGAATTTATATATAGGTGTACGTTGTTATGATTCCGAACCCGATAAAATTGTACGGAGATTGTCTCGTAGGGATGGTTTTGATGGAGATTGGGTGGAGTTTAATATCGATAGTTATTTTGATAAGCGTACCGCATTCTCTTTTACCATTACTGCTGCTGGAGTAAAGGGCGATGAGTTTATATCCAACAATGGCAACAATTGGGACTCCAGCTGGAACCCCATTTGGTACGCCAAAGCCCATGTGGATGATGAGGGCTGGACGGCCGAACTACGAATTCCATTGAGTCAATTAAAATTTGGCAGTGCCGAAGAGCAGGTTTGGGGTTTTCAGTCGACCAGGCGATTTTTTAGAAACGAGGAGCGTTCCGTTTGGCAACGAAAACCTGTGGATCAGCCTGGTTGGGTAAGTGAGTTTGGAGAACTGCACGGTCTAAAAAATATTGAGCCTCAAAAACAATTGGAGATTCAGCCCTACACAGTGGCCAAGACCGAAACCTACGAAGCAGAGGAAGGGAATCCGTTTCGAGATGGAAGCGAAAGTAATATCACGGCAGGTCTGGATGCCAAAATTGGCATTACTAACGACCTTACCTTGGATTTAACGGTCAACCCTGATTTTGGACAAGTAGATGCCGACCCATCGGCCATAGCCTTAGATGGGTTTCAGATATTCTTCCAAGAGCGACGCCCATTTTTTGTGGAGAACAAGAATATTTTCGATTTTAGGGTATCGCAATCCGAAGCTGGGAATACATTCGGTTCCGATAATATTTTTTATTCCCGTAGAATCGGTAGAAGCCCGCAAGGGTATCCCGATACATCGGACGATGAGTTTGTGGACCAACCGGACAACACTCCAATTATTGGGGCGGCAAAATTTAGCGGCAAAACCAAAGATGGATGGGCCATTGGCGTGCTCGAAAGTGTTACGGCACAACGAACCGCCACTATTATTAATGGTGAAGGAAATACCAGAAAGGAAATGGTGGAACCCCTTACCAATTATTTTGTAGGAAGATTACAAAAGGATTTTAACCAAAGAAACTCTTATGTCGGCGGCATATTTACGGCCACCAACCGCGAACAAGTTCCTGGACAGCTCAATTTTTTACATGATGCCGCTTACACAGGAGGTTTGGATTTTAAGCACCAATGGGCCAACCGAGATTGGTATTTTGGGGGAAATATCACCATGAGCCATGTTCGAGGAAGCGAAGAAGCGATTACAAATACCCAACAATCCATTACACATTTGTTCAATAGGGTAGGTGCCGATCATGTTGCCGTAGACACCACCCGAACATCATTGACGGGTACCGGAGGTAATGTACAAATAGGTAAGGTGGGCAATGGGCATTGGAAATTTGAATCGGGGGCCACGTGGCGGTCACCGGAATTGGAACTCAACGATATTGGGTTTCAACGGCAGGCGGATGATGTACGGCATTATACCTGGATAGGCTACCAAACCTTAAAACCGGACAGTACTTTTAGGCGCGTCGGTATCAATTATAACCATTGGACAGCATGGGACTTTCAAGGGAACCATAATTATTTACAGTTTAACACCAACAGTTGGCAAAACTGGAAAAATAACTGGAGAACCAATGTCGGGTTCAATTTTGCGCCAATCGAGTATTCCAATTTTGCTTTACGTGGAGGACCGAGGTTAAGACAATCCCCTTGGATGAGTTTTTGGAACAGCATCAATACCGATAACCGGAAAAAATTAAGGTTCTCCTTTTTTCACAACGGAAGAAAAGCACTGGACAATTCTATAAAGAGTTATTATTTGGAAGGTGGCTTTGTATATCAACCGATAAATGCGTTGCGGATTTCGGCATTTCCATCCTTGGAGATCAATCACGATAAGCTACAGTTCATTGATAATTTTGATGACGTCAACGGCTTACCCCGTTATCTCAATGGAGAAATCAACCAGCGAACTCTAAGTATGTCGTTTCGGTTGAATTATACCATCAACCCCAACCTCACCATTCAATATTGGGGGCAACCGTTTATTTCGAGAGGCCGCTATTCCAACTTTAAACATGTTACGGACCCCGTAGCCAAAACTTTTGAAAATAGGTTTGTGCAATACAGTACCGATCAAACCAGTTTGATGGATGGAACTTATGCCGTTGATGAAGATTTGGATGGGGTTACCGATTTCAGTTTTGATGACCCCGATTTTTCCTTTGTGCAGTTTCGTTCCAATTTGGTAATCCGTTGGGAATACATACCAGGTTCTGAGATATTTTTGGTATGGTCGCAGGATGTTTCCAGAAACGGTGACCCCACCAATGGCCTGTTGTCCGGTTTGGGAGATAATATTTTTGGGCAAAAACCGCAAAACATCTTTTTATTGAAGGCTACTTACCGATTTGTGTTGTAA
- a CDS encoding pyridoxal phosphate-dependent aminotransferase, with amino-acid sequence MKKNIESIFKLHLVPKEVYKGGKNIPPTDKKIYKLSSNENPLGASPKAVAAMKVAMDKIDIYPDQTDIRLREALVQDFDGQLSADQFLCGNSGSEVIDIILRAFINEGDEVIFSNPCFLPYSVFSRWYGANQVDVPLLSPNYELDVEGILNAINEKTKVIFLTSPNNPTGTYIPKSVMDDFITRVPATIAVVFDEVYRHFADAEDYVTALPYVLEGHNVVGLNSFSKTYGLAGQRIGYGYTTATIANYVRLIHKPFLLPLTSIEAAIGALNDTGFIAKTVKTVLDGRAFIAKAFDELGITYWPSQANFFIIDPPLPEMEFTDKMMEEGIMVRPVSQFGAPGKVRITIGDAEANEALVKALRKITAS; translated from the coding sequence ATGAAAAAAAACATCGAATCCATCTTCAAACTCCATTTGGTACCAAAAGAGGTATATAAAGGGGGAAAAAACATTCCCCCGACGGATAAAAAAATATACAAGCTCTCCTCCAATGAAAATCCTTTGGGTGCATCGCCCAAGGCCGTTGCCGCGATGAAGGTCGCCATGGACAAAATTGATATTTACCCAGATCAAACGGACATCCGTTTACGCGAGGCCTTGGTCCAAGACTTTGATGGTCAGTTGAGCGCCGACCAGTTTTTGTGCGGCAATAGCGGTTCGGAAGTTATCGACATTATTCTCCGAGCTTTTATCAACGAAGGGGACGAGGTAATTTTCTCCAATCCTTGCTTTCTGCCCTACTCCGTTTTTTCTAGATGGTATGGTGCCAATCAGGTAGATGTGCCTCTACTATCACCCAACTACGAATTGGATGTGGAGGGTATCTTGAATGCCATCAACGAGAAGACCAAGGTGATATTCTTGACCAGTCCCAACAATCCAACGGGCACCTATATTCCCAAATCGGTGATGGACGATTTCATAACTCGTGTCCCCGCAACTATTGCGGTGGTGTTTGATGAAGTCTATCGCCATTTTGCGGACGCCGAAGATTATGTGACCGCATTGCCGTATGTACTGGAAGGCCACAATGTAGTAGGACTCAATAGTTTTTCCAAAACCTATGGTCTCGCAGGGCAACGTATTGGATATGGGTATACCACGGCAACTATTGCCAACTACGTGCGTCTAATCCATAAGCCCTTTCTACTTCCCTTGACCTCCATTGAAGCGGCCATTGGAGCATTAAATGATACCGGATTTATTGCAAAAACCGTAAAAACCGTACTGGACGGCAGAGCTTTTATTGCGAAGGCTTTTGATGAATTGGGCATTACATATTGGCCAAGCCAAGCGAACTTTTTTATTATTGACCCGCCATTACCTGAAATGGAATTCACGGACAAAATGATGGAAGAAGGGATTATGGTTCGTCCTGTTTCACAGTTTGGCGCACCTGGCAAGGTACGGATCACCATAGGTGATGCCGAAGCGAATGAAGCATTGGTGAAAGCACTCAGGAAAATAACTGCCAGCTAA
- a CDS encoding type II toxin-antitoxin system RelE/ParE family toxin gives MISGYTLSQEADDEIEDIFEYGEHKFGTSKAIEYLIGMNNHFEAIAKNPDIGKERKEIKDGLFSFPYVSHIIFYRKMDGYVRIIRVLYGGRDLIKFLF, from the coding sequence ATGATAAGCGGCTACACCCTATCACAAGAAGCAGATGATGAAATTGAGGATATTTTTGAATATGGGGAACACAAATTCGGTACCTCTAAAGCCATTGAATATCTAATTGGCATGAACAATCACTTTGAAGCAATTGCCAAAAATCCCGATATAGGAAAAGAAAGAAAAGAAATCAAGGATGGACTATTCAGTTTCCCTTACGTTTCCCATATTATATTCTATCGTAAAATGGACGGTTATGTACGCATAATAAGGGTACTGTACGGTGGTAGGGATTTGATAAAATTCTTATTCTAA
- a CDS encoding type II toxin-antitoxin system ParD family antitoxin, producing the protein MNVSFTKKQEEYITEQVATGEYQNNSEVIRDALRLHKIYRSKVIDDLRREIEKGWNGPDSPRTMEDIIESKKNR; encoded by the coding sequence ATGAATGTCAGTTTTACAAAAAAACAGGAAGAATATATTACCGAACAAGTTGCTACTGGGGAATATCAGAACAATAGTGAGGTTATCCGTGATGCATTACGCCTGCACAAAATATACAGGAGCAAGGTTATTGATGACCTAAGAAGGGAAATAGAAAAAGGATGGAACGGTCCCGATAGTCCAAGAACAATGGAGGATATTATCGAGTCAAAGAAAAACAGATGA
- a CDS encoding flavin reductase family protein — MIKTIDPTTIPQPELYSILSTAVAPRPICFASTVDAAGNVNLSPFSFFNVFSSNPPVMVFSPARSGRDNSLKHTHQNVVEVPEVVINVVNHKMAEQMSLSSTAYDKGVNEFVKAGFTEVPSIKVKPPRVGEAPVSFECTVLEVVELAQTPGAGNLIIAQVDMIHVNDDYFTNGVLDTEKLDLVGRMGGNWYIRAIKESLFEIPKPIRTRGIGVDALPKGIRESDVLTGNNLGRLGNLESVPSSEEIKTIIANEGVQNASKTELHTLAKQLLEDGDAVKAMAYLLFAEGL; from the coding sequence ATGATAAAAACCATAGACCCAACCACAATACCTCAACCCGAACTGTACAGTATTTTATCGACCGCAGTGGCTCCCAGGCCGATTTGCTTTGCAAGTACAGTGGACGCAGCTGGCAATGTAAACCTGAGCCCGTTCAGTTTTTTTAATGTGTTCAGTTCCAATCCGCCAGTGATGGTATTTTCGCCTGCGAGGAGCGGCAGGGACAATTCGTTGAAACATACCCACCAAAATGTGGTGGAAGTGCCCGAAGTGGTCATCAATGTAGTGAACCACAAAATGGCGGAGCAAATGTCGCTCTCCAGTACTGCCTACGATAAAGGGGTGAACGAGTTTGTGAAAGCTGGTTTTACCGAAGTACCAAGCATAAAAGTAAAACCACCACGCGTGGGCGAAGCTCCCGTTTCGTTTGAATGTACCGTTTTGGAAGTGGTTGAATTGGCGCAAACCCCTGGTGCAGGAAATTTGATTATTGCGCAGGTTGATATGATCCATGTAAACGATGATTACTTTACCAATGGCGTGCTGGATACCGAAAAATTGGATTTGGTGGGCCGCATGGGGGGCAATTGGTATATACGAGCCATAAAAGAATCCTTGTTCGAGATTCCAAAACCTATCCGCACCCGAGGTATTGGTGTAGATGCATTGCCCAAGGGCATCCGCGAGAGCGATGTGCTCACAGGAAACAATTTGGGCCGCTTGGGAAATTTGGAAAGTGTTCCTTCTTCGGAAGAAATCAAAACCATTATAGCGAATGAAGGGGTACAAAATGCTTCCAAAACTGAACTGCACACCTTGGCCAAACAGCTATTGGAAGATGGTGATGCTGTAAAGGCAATGGCTTATTTATTGTTTGCGGAGGGTTTATGA
- the fahA gene encoding fumarylacetoacetase, whose product MVIEIPENSDFSIHNIPFGIFSTKDRSPRVGVAVGEHILDLAAVAELDVFDFNTALLEKDTLNDFISLGKEITTRVRKKIQYWLKDDDSVLAGKPELFVKQGEAQMHMPVAVGDYTDFYSSLEHATNVGKMFRDPENALLPNWKHIPVGYHGRASSIIVSGQPIYRPKGQTFPNGAETPIFGLTQRLDFELEMGFICGKETQLGESVSTKNAENYIFGLVLFNDWSARDIQKWEYVPLGPFLAKNFASSISPWVVTLEALEPFRINGPKQEPEVLPYLQFEGAKNYDINLEVNITPEQGEETTICFSNFKYMYWNMGQQLAHHTVNGCNINIGDMMASGTISGKEENSFGSMLELSWGGTKSIKLKNGSERKFIEDGDTVTMRGYAQNGDIRVGFGEVSTKVLPAK is encoded by the coding sequence ATGGTCATAGAAATACCCGAAAACTCAGATTTTTCGATTCACAATATTCCCTTTGGGATTTTTTCCACTAAAGACAGAAGCCCACGTGTAGGTGTGGCCGTTGGGGAGCATATTTTGGATTTGGCCGCTGTGGCAGAGTTGGACGTTTTTGACTTCAACACGGCATTACTGGAAAAGGACACCTTGAACGATTTTATTTCCCTTGGGAAAGAAATCACCACACGGGTTCGTAAAAAAATCCAATATTGGCTAAAAGATGACGATTCCGTTTTGGCTGGAAAACCAGAACTATTCGTGAAGCAGGGCGAGGCCCAAATGCACATGCCCGTTGCGGTGGGTGACTATACCGATTTTTATTCGAGTCTGGAACACGCCACCAATGTGGGGAAAATGTTTCGTGACCCCGAAAATGCCCTTTTGCCCAATTGGAAACATATTCCAGTTGGTTATCATGGCAGGGCAAGTTCTATTATTGTTAGTGGTCAACCCATTTATCGTCCAAAGGGTCAAACGTTTCCCAACGGTGCAGAAACTCCAATTTTTGGCCTTACGCAACGCTTGGATTTTGAACTGGAAATGGGTTTCATCTGCGGAAAAGAAACCCAATTGGGCGAATCCGTTTCCACAAAAAACGCGGAAAACTACATCTTTGGGCTGGTATTGTTCAACGATTGGTCGGCTCGTGATATTCAAAAATGGGAATATGTACCGCTTGGGCCGTTCTTGGCGAAGAATTTCGCCTCATCCATTTCGCCTTGGGTCGTTACTTTGGAGGCCTTGGAACCCTTCAGAATAAATGGACCCAAACAAGAACCCGAAGTATTACCTTATTTGCAATTTGAGGGTGCGAAGAATTACGATATCAATCTAGAAGTAAACATCACCCCAGAGCAAGGTGAAGAAACTACTATTTGCTTTAGCAACTTTAAATATATGTACTGGAATATGGGCCAACAATTGGCGCATCATACCGTAAACGGATGTAACATCAATATTGGTGACATGATGGCTTCGGGAACCATTTCGGGTAAGGAAGAAAACAGTTTTGGCTCCATGCTCGAATTGTCTTGGGGAGGCACAAAATCTATCAAACTAAAAAATGGCAGCGAACGCAAATTTATAGAAGATGGCGATACGGTGACTATGCGGGGTTACGCACAAAATGGCGATATTAGAGTCGGATTTGGCGAAGTAAGCACAAAAGTGTTGCCTGCTAAATAA
- a CDS encoding homogentisate 1,2-dioxygenase has product MPIYHKLGKIPQKRHTQFEKPDGGLYYEQLFGTIGFDGMSSLSYHVHRPTQVKEIGKALDVSPKIAVEKNITSRKLIGFDVAPKNDFLEGREPLLVNNDVHIGLAAPRKSVTDYFYKNADADEMLFIHKGSGTLKTFLGNIPFEYGDYLIIPRGMIYQIEFDTEDNRILYAESFHPIYTPKRYRNWFGQLLEHSPFCERDYKLPQDLQTFDEKGEFLMKIKKQGMLHQLVYATHPFDVVGWDGYNFPYGFSIHNFEPITGRVHQPPPVHQTFETGAFVVCSFCPRLYDYHPKSIPAPYNHSNIDSDEVLYYVDGDFMSRTGIGPGYISLHPAGIPHGPHPGTYEASIGKKETEELAVMIDTFKPLQVTKNALKIDDGKYYKSWLE; this is encoded by the coding sequence ATGCCTATTTATCATAAACTCGGGAAAATTCCGCAGAAACGGCATACCCAATTCGAAAAGCCCGATGGCGGCCTCTATTACGAGCAGCTTTTTGGGACTATCGGTTTTGATGGGATGTCCTCACTGTCCTACCATGTTCACCGACCCACTCAGGTCAAAGAAATTGGCAAGGCCTTGGACGTGAGCCCAAAAATTGCCGTGGAAAAGAACATCACCAGCCGAAAATTAATCGGTTTTGATGTAGCTCCTAAAAATGATTTCTTGGAAGGGCGCGAACCACTGTTGGTAAACAACGACGTTCACATAGGTTTGGCAGCACCGAGAAAATCAGTAACGGACTATTTTTATAAAAATGCCGATGCTGATGAAATGCTCTTTATTCATAAAGGGTCAGGAACCTTAAAAACTTTTTTGGGGAACATTCCTTTTGAATATGGGGATTACCTCATCATTCCACGAGGGATGATCTATCAAATAGAATTTGACACGGAGGACAACCGTATTTTGTATGCAGAGTCCTTCCATCCAATTTATACCCCAAAACGGTATCGTAACTGGTTTGGACAGCTTTTGGAGCACTCCCCTTTCTGCGAACGGGACTACAAACTGCCGCAGGACCTTCAAACTTTTGATGAAAAAGGAGAGTTTTTGATGAAAATCAAGAAACAGGGTATGTTGCACCAACTCGTATATGCCACGCATCCTTTTGATGTGGTCGGTTGGGACGGTTATAACTTCCCCTACGGATTTTCCATCCATAATTTTGAACCGATTACGGGACGTGTGCACCAACCGCCACCTGTGCATCAAACTTTTGAGACGGGTGCCTTTGTGGTGTGTTCGTTCTGCCCTAGATTGTACGATTATCACCCAAAATCCATACCCGCTCCATACAACCATTCCAATATAGATTCGGACGAAGTATTGTATTATGTAGATGGTGATTTTATGAGCAGAACAGGCATTGGCCCGGGTTATATTTCGTTGCATCCTGCAGGTATTCCGCACGGGCCGCACCCTGGAACTTATGAAGCCAGTATCGGCAAAAAAGAAACCGAGGAGTTGGCGGTGATGATAGATACCTTTAAACCCTTACAGGTGACCAAGAATGCCCTCAAAATTGATGATGGCAAGTATTATAAATCGTGGTTGGAGTAA
- the hppD gene encoding 4-hydroxyphenylpyruvate dioxygenase: protein METSTLPKGANTSEDFMPINGTDYIELYVGNSKQAAHFYKTAFGFQSYAQAGLETGLKDRESYVVIQDKIRLVLTSPLKSGTEIGKHIDKHGDGVKVVALWVDDASQAYNNAMERGAKSYMEPKVEEDKNGKVVRAGIYTYGETVHIFVERKDYNGTFLPGYKKWETPDYNPEPAGLKFVDHMVGNVGWNKMNHWVKFYEDVMGFKNILSFDDNDISTDYTALMSKVMSNGNGRIKFPINEPAEGKKKSQVEEYLDFYEDEGVQHIAVATDDIIQTVRDLKSRGVEFLRVPSTYYDVISDRVGEIDEDIAPLKELGILVDRDDEGYLLQIFTKPVEPRPTMFFEIIQRKGAQSFGKGNFKALFEAIEREQELRGTLH from the coding sequence ATGGAGACATCAACACTTCCAAAAGGAGCGAATACATCTGAAGATTTTATGCCCATCAACGGGACCGACTACATCGAATTGTATGTAGGCAATTCCAAACAAGCGGCACACTTTTACAAAACCGCCTTTGGTTTTCAATCATACGCACAGGCCGGATTGGAAACTGGACTAAAAGACCGAGAAAGTTATGTGGTGATTCAAGATAAAATTCGTTTGGTTCTTACCTCTCCCCTAAAAAGTGGAACAGAGATAGGAAAACACATCGACAAGCACGGTGATGGCGTAAAAGTTGTGGCCCTATGGGTGGACGATGCATCCCAAGCCTATAACAACGCCATGGAAAGAGGCGCTAAGTCCTACATGGAACCCAAAGTTGAAGAGGACAAGAATGGAAAAGTGGTACGTGCTGGAATTTACACCTATGGTGAGACCGTGCATATTTTTGTGGAACGCAAAGATTATAATGGTACATTTCTTCCAGGATACAAAAAATGGGAAACTCCAGATTACAACCCAGAACCTGCGGGTCTAAAATTTGTAGACCACATGGTTGGCAATGTAGGTTGGAACAAAATGAACCATTGGGTGAAGTTTTACGAAGATGTAATGGGGTTCAAAAACATCCTATCTTTTGATGACAATGACATTTCTACAGACTACACCGCTTTAATGAGCAAGGTAATGAGCAACGGAAACGGACGCATTAAATTCCCGATCAACGAACCTGCAGAGGGAAAGAAGAAATCCCAAGTGGAGGAATACTTGGATTTTTACGAAGACGAAGGCGTACAGCACATTGCCGTGGCCACTGACGACATTATCCAAACCGTTCGAGACTTAAAAAGCCGTGGTGTAGAATTTCTAAGGGTTCCTTCTACTTATTACGATGTCATTTCCGACCGTGTTGGTGAAATTGATGAGGACATCGCTCCATTAAAAGAATTGGGCATCTTGGTAGACCGTGACGATGAGGGGTACTTGCTACAAATCTTCACCAAGCCCGTGGAGCCCAGACCAACCATGTTCTTCGAAATTATCCAAAGAAAGGGCGCGCAATCGTTTGGAAAAGGTAACTTTAAAGCATTGTTCGAAGCCATAGAGCGTGAGCAAGAGCTTCGAGGCACATTGCATTAA
- a CDS encoding MarR family winged helix-turn-helix transcriptional regulator has translation MLNRIDEIQGMGFHLDLVLRKIQKAYLRTFNELGVDTTIEQWVILYQIHQLGENASQRDIVNENFRNRATTSRVIGGLERKGWISKTRFEGDQKRFKLELTPKGKEILDITLPSALQLRKLAIKDVDTSEFETFLRVLDKIGENYEENESQ, from the coding sequence ATGCTCAATCGTATAGATGAAATACAAGGGATGGGGTTCCACTTGGATTTGGTGCTCCGTAAAATCCAAAAGGCGTATTTGCGCACCTTTAATGAACTTGGAGTGGATACGACCATTGAGCAATGGGTGATTCTCTATCAAATTCATCAACTTGGTGAAAATGCCAGTCAACGTGATATTGTGAATGAAAATTTTCGCAACCGCGCCACAACCTCTAGGGTTATTGGTGGCTTGGAGCGTAAAGGTTGGATTTCCAAAACCCGTTTTGAAGGCGACCAAAAGCGTTTTAAACTGGAACTGACCCCAAAAGGAAAGGAAATTCTGGACATTACCTTGCCCAGCGCACTTCAACTGCGAAAACTGGCCATAAAGGATGTGGATACATCCGAGTTTGAGACCTTTTTAAGGGTATTGGATAAAATAGGGGAGAATTACGAAGAAAATGAGTCCCAATAA
- a CDS encoding sulfite exporter TauE/SafE family protein has product MKINYIFLLLALVAEIIGTIGGFGSSVFFVPLGNFYFDFYSVLGMTAIFHLSSNVSKIFLFKKGLDKKLLLYIGVPSVLFVIVGGFLSKIVNSSALEIVLGVFLVAFSLLFLIKSEIIILPNKKNSVIGGALSGFSAGLLGTGGAIRGLTMAAFNLEKSAFIATSAFIDFMIDFSRTFVYYGNGYIGKQELTYLPFLFVIGLVGTYLGKRILHYIPQEKFRKLSLIFILLIGLATIAGLAFNYWDSFSS; this is encoded by the coding sequence ATGAAGATCAACTACATTTTTTTATTGCTTGCATTGGTTGCTGAAATCATAGGAACCATAGGAGGTTTTGGCTCATCAGTGTTCTTTGTACCGCTGGGCAATTTTTACTTTGATTTTTATTCCGTGCTGGGTATGACGGCCATTTTTCACCTATCCAGTAACGTTAGTAAGATTTTCCTGTTCAAAAAAGGATTGGACAAGAAACTGCTGCTTTACATTGGTGTTCCTTCGGTGCTCTTCGTGATTGTGGGTGGGTTTCTATCTAAAATAGTAAACAGCAGTGCACTCGAAATTGTGTTGGGTGTATTTCTGGTTGCTTTTAGCCTATTGTTTCTCATTAAAAGTGAGATTATCATCCTTCCAAACAAAAAGAATTCTGTAATCGGAGGCGCATTATCAGGGTTTTCCGCTGGCCTTTTGGGCACAGGAGGTGCTATCCGTGGATTGACCATGGCTGCTTTCAATTTGGAAAAAAGTGCTTTTATTGCCACTTCCGCCTTTATTGATTTTATGATCGATTTCTCCCGAACCTTTGTGTACTACGGAAATGGCTACATCGGCAAACAAGAATTGACCTACCTGCCCTTTTTGTTCGTAATTGGTTTGGTGGGTACGTATTTGGGAAAAAGAATACTGCATTACATCCCACAAGAAAAGTTCCGTAAACTAAGTTTAATTTTTATCCTGCTTATAGGATTGGCCACCATCGCCGGTTTGGCGTTTAATTATTGGGACTCATTTTCTTCGTAA